One region of Zingiber officinale cultivar Zhangliang chromosome 7B, Zo_v1.1, whole genome shotgun sequence genomic DNA includes:
- the LOC122005255 gene encoding AT-hook motif nuclear-localized protein 23-like gives MAGVDPAAVATSSLSPSRHLHNPNLDADHSSPTTNNEASADNEQSAGGLEAGSDSGGRGGGRRPRGRPAGSKNKPKPPVVITRDSPNAMRSHVLEIAAGADVMHALACFARRRQRGVSVLSGSGAVANVTLRQPEGDGTVVALRGRFDILSLSGSFLPAPSPPGATGLAVCLACGQGQVVGGTVVGELVAAGSVMVIAATFTNATYERLPLGDDELEATAVDAGGVDGSALPQPPHGGLTAVDPPPSSAPHFNLPLNLLSSSSPIAHEVFAGNPPAWVSAAASRPPPYC, from the coding sequence ATGGCCGGGGTCGACCCTGCCGCCGTCGCCACCTCCTCCCTCTCTCCCTCTCGCCACCTCCACAACCCCAATCTTGACGCCGATCACAGCTCCCCCACCACAAATAACGAGGCCAGCGCTGACAACGAGCAGTCGGCAGGCGGCCTCGAAGCAGGCAGCGACAGCGGAGGCAGAGGGGGAGGCCGCCGCCCCCGCGGCCGCCCCGCTGGGTCCAAGAACAAGCCCAAGCCGCCGGTCGTCATCACCCGCGATAGCCCCAACGCGATGCGCTCCCACGTGCTCGAAATCGCCGCCGGCGCAGACGTCATGCACGCCCTCGCCTGCTTCGCCCGCCGCAGGCAGCGTGGCGTCTCCGTCCTCAGCGGCAGTGGCGCGGTCGCCAACGTCACTCTCCGCCAGCCCGAGGGCGACGGCACCGTCGTCGCGCTCCGCGGCCGCTTCGACATCCTCTCCCTCTCGGGTTCCTTCCTCCCCGCTCCCTCGCCACCGGGCGCCACCGGGCTTGCCGTGTGCCTCGCCTGCGGACAGGGGCAGGTCGTGGGGGGAACCGTCGTCGGCGAGTTGGTGGCCGCCGGGTCTGTGATGGTCATAGCCGCCACCTTCACTAACGCCACCTACGAGCGGCTCCCGCTGGGCGACGATGAGCTCGAGGCGACTGCTGTCGACGCAGGGGGCGTCGACGGCAGCGCGCTGCCGCAGCCACCTCATGGTGGACTGACGGCCGTAGATCCACCGCCCTCGTCTGCACCGCACTTCAACCTGCCGCTGAATCTGCTGTCCAGCAGTAGTCCGATCGCACACGAAGTTTTCGCCGGCAACCCACCGGCGTGGGTTTCCGCAGCAGCTTCTCGGCCACCGCCCTATTGCTGA